A stretch of Armatimonadota bacterium DNA encodes these proteins:
- a CDS encoding type II toxin-antitoxin system VapB family antitoxin, protein MASNIKYDEALMDQALKISGLKTKREVVNEALRGYIQRKGQLEFLKLRGTIDIDPTYDYKEQRRRR, encoded by the coding sequence ATGGCGAGCAATATCAAATATGATGAAGCGCTGATGGACCAGGCGCTGAAGATAAGTGGCCTCAAGACGAAACGAGAGGTCGTTAACGAAGCGTTGCGAGGATACATTCAGCGAAAGGGTCAGCTCGAGTTCCTCAAACTGAGGGGGACCATCGACATTGATCCCACCTATGACTACAAGGAACAGCGGCGCAGAAGGTGA
- the nuoD gene encoding NADH dehydrogenase (quinone) subunit D: protein MPTTETVFERQGENTMIVNMGPQHPSTHGVLRVICELEGEVIIQAKCQIGYLHSGMEKEAEYQQYLKCVVMTDRMDYLNANGNNLAYALAVEKLLGCEIPKRAQYIRVILTELSRIASHAVWLGTHGLDLGAMTPFFYIMQQREYILDLFQEMSGVRMMPSWIVPGGLRGDMPEGFEANLRKFLKGFLPDLDVVEGLLVENPIWKERTYDVGVLTGAQALDLGCSGPIARASGVEWDLRKSNPYSSYEDFDFKIPVGDRGDVYDRFLVRIAEMKESVKIIQQAIDGMPEGDFRTADRKISPPPKPEIDESMEALIHHFKLWTEGFHPPVGEAYAGIEGSKGELGFYIISDGSNRPYRFHERPSSFMNLKSLEVLAVGRLIADVIAIIGSIDIVLGEIDR, encoded by the coding sequence ATGCCCACCACCGAAACCGTGTTTGAGCGACAGGGCGAGAACACGATGATCGTCAACATGGGTCCCCAACACCCCAGCACGCACGGCGTTCTTCGCGTCATTTGCGAACTGGAGGGCGAGGTTATCATCCAGGCGAAATGCCAGATTGGCTACCTGCACTCGGGCATGGAGAAGGAAGCCGAATACCAGCAGTACCTGAAATGCGTGGTCATGACCGACCGCATGGACTATCTGAACGCCAACGGCAACAACCTGGCCTATGCGCTGGCGGTCGAGAAGCTGCTGGGATGTGAGATCCCCAAGCGCGCTCAATACATCCGGGTTATCCTCACCGAACTTAGCCGTATCGCCTCGCATGCCGTATGGCTGGGCACCCACGGGCTGGACCTCGGCGCGATGACCCCGTTCTTCTACATCATGCAGCAGAGGGAGTACATCCTGGACCTTTTCCAGGAGATGAGCGGCGTGCGCATGATGCCGAGCTGGATCGTCCCGGGCGGCCTTCGCGGCGACATGCCCGAGGGCTTCGAGGCCAACCTGCGCAAATTCCTCAAGGGCTTCCTGCCCGACCTCGACGTGGTCGAAGGCCTCTTGGTCGAGAACCCGATCTGGAAAGAGCGCACTTATGACGTGGGTGTGCTCACCGGCGCCCAGGCGCTGGACCTCGGATGTTCCGGCCCGATCGCCAGGGCCAGCGGCGTGGAGTGGGACCTTCGCAAGTCGAACCCCTACAGCAGCTACGAGGACTTCGATTTCAAGATCCCTGTGGGCGATCGCGGCGACGTTTATGACCGGTTCCTAGTCCGCATCGCCGAGATGAAGGAGAGCGTGAAGATCATCCAGCAGGCCATCGACGGCATGCCGGAGGGCGATTTCAGAACCGCCGATAGGAAGATTTCGCCGCCGCCCAAGCCCGAGATCGACGAATCGATGGAGGCGCTGATCCACCACTTCAAGCTCTGGACCGAGGGCTTCCACCCGCCGGTGGGCGAGGCCTACGCGGGCATCGAGGGCAGCAAGGGCGAACTGGGCTTCTACATCATTTCGGATGGCTCAAACCGGCCGTACCGTTTCCACGAGCGGCCCAGCAGCTTCATGAACCTGAAGTCGTTGGAAGTGTTGGCCGTGGGACGACTGATCGCCGACGTGATTGCGATCATCGGCTCGATTGATATCGTGCTGGGCGAGATCGACCGGTAG
- a CDS encoding ABC transporter substrate-binding protein has protein sequence MRRIPSLLALLILVLSLGLLAGCSGGGATDNPAPSGDGKSAEGGPKLRVGISVPAADHGWTAGVIYWAKEAQKEYPDVEFTLATADKPETQINDLETMIVKKLDAIVVLATESAPITPVAKKIREAGILLVNVDRGFLEPVADVFLEGDNKQFGRKSAEYMVEKLGGKGNILVLEGIPCTVNTDRVNAAKEVFAKSPGIKILDSQTGMWNREKAYNVMQALLLKHKKVDAVWAQDDDMALGAEQAIKEAGRDKEMWMLGGAGMKDIVKRVMEKDPMFPADITYPPSMIKQGIKTAVDMLKAGKRRNETQEHVTINIDLITPENAKDFYFPDSVY, from the coding sequence ATGCGACGAATTCCATCTCTCCTCGCTCTTTTGATCCTTGTCCTTTCGCTCGGCCTGCTCGCGGGCTGCTCGGGCGGAGGCGCGACGGACAACCCCGCTCCTTCCGGCGACGGAAAGTCCGCCGAAGGCGGACCGAAGCTCCGCGTCGGCATCAGCGTCCCGGCGGCTGACCACGGCTGGACCGCGGGCGTCATCTATTGGGCCAAAGAGGCTCAGAAGGAGTACCCGGACGTTGAGTTCACGCTCGCGACCGCCGACAAGCCCGAGACCCAGATCAACGACCTCGAGACGATGATCGTCAAGAAGCTCGACGCTATCGTGGTGCTCGCCACCGAGAGCGCACCGATCACCCCGGTCGCCAAGAAGATCCGTGAGGCCGGCATCCTGCTGGTCAACGTGGACCGCGGCTTCCTGGAGCCCGTCGCCGACGTGTTCCTCGAGGGCGACAACAAGCAGTTCGGCCGAAAGTCGGCGGAGTATATGGTCGAAAAGTTGGGCGGCAAGGGCAATATCCTCGTGCTCGAAGGCATCCCCTGCACCGTCAATACTGACCGTGTTAACGCCGCCAAAGAGGTGTTCGCCAAGAGCCCCGGCATCAAGATTCTGGACAGCCAGACCGGCATGTGGAACCGCGAGAAGGCCTACAACGTGATGCAGGCGCTGCTCCTGAAGCACAAGAAGGTGGACGCCGTGTGGGCGCAAGACGACGACATGGCGCTTGGCGCCGAGCAGGCGATCAAGGAAGCCGGCCGCGACAAGGAGATGTGGATGCTCGGCGGCGCGGGCATGAAGGACATCGTCAAGCGCGTCATGGAGAAGGACCCGATGTTCCCGGCCGATATCACCTATCCACCTTCGATGATCAAGCAAGGCATCAAGACGGCGGTCGACATGCTGAAGGCCGGCAAGCGAAGGAACGAGACGCAGGAGCACGTGACGATCAACATCGACTTGATCACCCCGGAGAACGCGAAGGACTTCTACTTCCCGGATAGCGTGTACTAG